One stretch of Niallia sp. XMNu-256 DNA includes these proteins:
- the galT gene encoding UDP-glucose--hexose-1-phosphate uridylyltransferase, translating to MEVYSTIQGLVQGAVSAGLIQKEDQLYARNQVLAHLRLDSFPEAVPAIPEKDLPDLVEELTNYAVQQGLIPDVLDEKEILSSKIMNVFISKPSEVNQTFFEKFVRDPQIATNYFYRLSQCSNYIQTKRIAKNIHYKAETAYGELDITINLSKPEKDPKQIALEKESKLTDIHYPKCQLCIENEGYAGRIGHPARSNHRMIRMEMSGEDWYLQYSPYVYYNEHCIVLAGEHRDMVINRETFVRLLDFVGKFPHYFIGSNADLPIVGGSILTHDHYQGGNYEFAMAIAEEEHVFTIKNFPGVHAATVKWPMSVIRLQGETPEKLVAAADYIFEAWKNYSDPEVEIVAYSGKTRHNTITPIARRRNDEYELDLVLRNNRTTEQYPLGIFHPHPDVHHIKKENIGLIEVMGLAVLPARLKTELAEVEKFLLNKENDIPPYHIAWAEEIKKHHSNLNEETVNKIIQKEVGRKFLRVLEDAGVFKRNQQGQQAFQRFLTTL from the coding sequence ATGGAGGTATACAGTACGATACAAGGGTTAGTTCAGGGGGCTGTTTCAGCAGGGTTAATTCAGAAGGAAGACCAATTATATGCCCGTAATCAGGTTCTGGCCCATTTACGTTTGGACTCCTTTCCTGAAGCGGTCCCAGCTATTCCTGAAAAGGATTTGCCAGACTTGGTAGAAGAGTTAACAAACTATGCCGTTCAACAAGGGTTGATTCCAGATGTATTGGATGAAAAAGAAATCCTGTCCAGCAAAATCATGAATGTGTTCATCTCAAAGCCATCTGAGGTGAATCAAACTTTTTTCGAAAAGTTCGTAAGGGATCCACAAATAGCGACCAATTATTTTTATCGGTTAAGTCAATGCAGCAACTATATTCAAACGAAACGAATTGCAAAAAACATTCATTACAAGGCAGAAACCGCGTATGGCGAGCTTGATATTACGATTAATTTATCCAAGCCAGAGAAAGACCCGAAACAGATTGCCTTAGAAAAAGAAAGCAAGCTTACTGATATCCATTATCCGAAGTGTCAGCTTTGCATTGAAAATGAAGGATATGCAGGTAGAATTGGGCATCCAGCCCGTTCAAATCATCGGATGATTCGAATGGAGATGAGCGGTGAGGACTGGTACCTCCAATATTCTCCTTATGTGTATTACAACGAACATTGCATTGTGTTAGCTGGAGAACATCGCGATATGGTGATTAATCGGGAAACGTTTGTCAGGCTATTGGACTTTGTCGGTAAATTTCCTCATTATTTTATCGGCTCGAATGCCGACTTGCCCATTGTTGGCGGCTCCATTCTTACTCATGATCATTATCAAGGAGGGAATTACGAGTTTGCGATGGCAATAGCGGAAGAGGAGCATGTTTTTACAATAAAAAATTTTCCTGGTGTCCATGCCGCAACCGTAAAATGGCCGATGTCGGTAATCCGTCTGCAGGGAGAAACTCCAGAGAAGCTCGTCGCCGCTGCCGATTATATTTTTGAAGCTTGGAAGAATTACAGTGATCCTGAAGTAGAGATTGTTGCTTATTCCGGCAAAACTCGTCATAACACGATCACCCCAATTGCGAGAAGGCGTAACGATGAGTATGAGCTTGACCTCGTCTTACGAAATAACCGGACAACCGAACAATACCCGCTAGGGATTTTTCATCCTCATCCGGATGTGCATCATATTAAAAAGGAAAACATCGGTTTGATTGAAGTGATGGGATTAGCGGTCTTGCCTGCCCGCTTGAAAACGGAATTAGCCGAAGTAGAAAAGTTTCTATTAAACAAAGAAAATGACATTCCGCCATACCACATAGCATGGGCAGAGGAAATCAAAAAACATCACTCAAACCTAAACGAAGAAACCGTCAATAAGATCATCCAAAAAGAAGTCGGCAGAAAATTCCTCCGAGTCCTCGAAGACGCAGGAGTATTCAAGAGAAACCAACAAGGCCAACAAGCCTTTCAACGCTTTCTAACCACACTATGA
- the galE gene encoding UDP-glucose 4-epimerase GalE, with protein MKILVLGGAGYIGSHAVYQLIDQQYEVVVVDNLLTGHEKAIHPKAVFYQGDIRNQAFLQTVFQQEKIDGVLHFAASSLVGESMTDPIKYFNNNVHGTEVLLNVMIEFGVKPIVFSSTAATYGEQEIMPITEEMMTKPTNPYGETKLTMEKMMKWCDKAHGIKFVSLRYFNVAGARATGEIGEDHQPETHLIPVVLQVAQGKREFISIFGDDYDTEDGTCIRDYIHVEDLIDAHILALKYLQQSGDSNIFNLGSSKGFSVKEIIEAARKVTGHEIPAQIVERRAGDPSRLIASSTKAQEGLGWSPKRNSIHEIIQDAWNWHKHHPNGYNE; from the coding sequence ATGAAAATTCTTGTTCTTGGCGGCGCAGGATATATTGGCTCCCATGCGGTCTATCAGTTGATTGACCAACAATATGAGGTAGTGGTGGTGGACAATCTTCTGACCGGCCACGAGAAAGCGATTCATCCAAAAGCGGTTTTCTATCAAGGAGATATCCGTAATCAGGCATTTTTACAAACTGTTTTTCAGCAAGAGAAAATTGATGGGGTACTTCACTTTGCAGCGAGCTCATTAGTCGGAGAGTCGATGACAGACCCGATAAAATATTTTAATAACAATGTTCATGGGACAGAAGTGCTCCTCAATGTCATGATTGAATTTGGTGTCAAACCTATCGTCTTTTCCTCCACAGCGGCAACTTATGGAGAACAGGAGATCATGCCGATTACCGAGGAGATGATGACAAAACCGACAAATCCGTATGGTGAGACAAAGTTAACGATGGAAAAAATGATGAAGTGGTGCGACAAGGCTCATGGCATTAAATTTGTCTCCCTTCGTTATTTTAATGTCGCTGGGGCAAGGGCAACAGGTGAAATTGGAGAGGATCATCAACCAGAAACCCACTTAATTCCAGTTGTTCTGCAGGTAGCCCAAGGGAAGCGCGAGTTTATTTCGATTTTTGGGGATGATTATGACACGGAAGATGGTACATGTATTCGTGACTACATTCATGTAGAAGATTTGATTGACGCCCATATCCTTGCACTAAAATATTTGCAGCAAAGCGGAGACAGCAACATTTTTAACCTTGGATCAAGCAAAGGATTTTCCGTGAAAGAAATCATTGAAGCAGCAAGGAAGGTAACCGGTCATGAGATCCCAGCTCAGATTGTAGAACGTCGTGCAGGAGATCCAAGCCGATTAATTGCCTCTTCAACAAAGGCGCAAGAAGGATTAGGTTGGAGCCCTAAGCGTAACTCCATTCATGAAATCATTCAGGATGCGTGGAATTGGCACAAGCACCACCCAAATGGCTATAACGAATAG
- a CDS encoding galactokinase: MKLIQQFQEIFPENSHEEKVRLFFSPGRINLIGEHTDYNGGHVFPCAITFGTYGAARKRKDDRIRLHSLNFPNSGVIEFSLSDLNYQKHHGWANYPKGMFRYLLETGAKLSCGLDILIQGNIPNGAGLSSSASLEMLIGVMVNEMFELGLDRLTLVELGKKVENEFIGVNSGIMDQFAVGMGKKDCGILLDCNTLDYQYAPLNLLNYQIIIMNTNKRRELSDSKYNERRQECETALSQLQTELAIDSLGDLSQEDFEANKHLIENETLVKRARHAVYENRRTLKALSSLRSNELKRFGQLMNDSHRSLRDDYEVTGIELDTLVEAAWEQEGTLGARMTGAGFGGCAIAIVETDGVETFIEEVGKKYEETIGHQADFYVANVGEGAKEITREVLS, translated from the coding sequence ATGAAGTTGATCCAACAATTTCAAGAAATATTCCCGGAAAATAGTCATGAGGAAAAAGTGCGACTCTTTTTTTCACCAGGTCGGATTAATTTAATTGGGGAGCATACCGATTATAATGGCGGACATGTGTTTCCCTGTGCCATTACGTTTGGAACGTATGGGGCTGCACGAAAACGGAAAGATGATCGGATTCGATTGCATTCGCTTAATTTCCCTAACTCAGGGGTGATTGAGTTTTCCCTTTCAGATTTAAATTACCAAAAGCATCATGGCTGGGCGAATTATCCAAAAGGAATGTTCCGTTATTTATTGGAAACAGGGGCGAAGCTGTCATGTGGACTTGATATCCTTATTCAGGGCAATATTCCAAATGGAGCGGGATTATCCTCATCGGCCTCACTGGAAATGTTGATTGGTGTGATGGTCAATGAAATGTTTGAACTCGGACTTGACCGCTTAACTCTCGTTGAATTAGGAAAAAAAGTAGAAAATGAGTTTATTGGTGTCAACAGCGGGATTATGGATCAATTTGCCGTTGGGATGGGAAAAAAAGATTGCGGAATTTTGCTTGATTGCAACACGTTAGACTATCAATATGCGCCCCTCAATCTATTGAACTATCAAATTATCATTATGAACACGAATAAACGGAGAGAGCTGTCAGATTCCAAATACAATGAACGACGCCAAGAGTGTGAAACCGCACTTAGCCAACTGCAAACAGAGCTTGCTATTGATTCTCTTGGTGACTTGTCACAAGAGGATTTCGAAGCAAACAAACATTTGATTGAAAATGAAACACTTGTTAAAAGAGCAAGGCATGCCGTATATGAAAATCGCCGAACGCTGAAAGCCCTTTCATCCCTTCGAAGCAATGAATTAAAGAGGTTTGGCCAATTAATGAATGATTCGCACCGTTCTTTACGGGATGATTACGAAGTAACCGGAATTGAGCTAGACACGTTAGTAGAGGCCGCTTGGGAACAGGAAGGAACCCTTGGTGCTCGGATGACAGGAGCGGGCTTTGGCGGGTGTGCCATTGCCATTGTGGAAACCGATGGGGTAGAAACCTTTATTGAAGAAGTTGGCAAAAAGTACGAGGAAACCATCGGTCATCAAGCTGACTTCTACGTTGCAAATGTAGGAGAAGGAGCAAAAGAGATTACACGGGAGGTTTTGTCATGA
- a CDS encoding sugar-binding domain-containing protein produces the protein MTYRPEYPRPQLVREKWLNLNGTWSFAFDDNNRGTQDKWFKENQGAFDRKINVPFAYQTKLSGIDDPSFHDVVWYKRSFEVPESWQGNRVILHFGAVDYRAWVYVNEQFIGFHEGGNVSFHFDVTDVLTAGPQTLVVKVEDPSTDETIPRGKQFWIEESDSIWYTRTTGIWQTVWLEAVNPTHLQKLRFTPDVDRGAVGVEFELAGDFYGKEVEIDISFKGEKVIKDTIVIQEPYTKRYFDIFNRKIFRTSFHHNGWTWTPENPNLFDVVLKVRDNNQVLDVVDTYFGMRKIHTENGMVYLNNRPYYQKLVLDQGYWPEGLLTAPSDEDFKKDIELSKEMGFNGCRKHQKVEDPRFLYWADKLGFLVWGECAASASYSEDSAARLTKEWIEIIERDYNHPSIVAWVPLNESWGIPQIRDNRQQQHHSLAMYHLIHSLDTTRLVISNDGWELTKTDICAIHNYNHGSKEETGKYRQYQEDLATKESILNSKAAGRSIYANGFEHEGEPILLTEFGGIGYKVGEDAGWGYTSVANADEFLDDYERIMEAVYASKVLYGYCYTQLTDVEQEINGLLTYDRKPKCDLSKIKKINELYRPWTI, from the coding sequence ATGACATATCGTCCAGAATATCCGAGACCCCAGCTAGTCCGAGAAAAGTGGTTGAACTTGAATGGAACATGGTCTTTTGCTTTTGATGATAACAATAGAGGTACACAAGATAAATGGTTTAAAGAAAATCAAGGAGCGTTTGACCGCAAAATCAATGTTCCGTTTGCCTATCAAACGAAGCTAAGTGGAATTGATGATCCAAGCTTTCATGATGTGGTTTGGTATAAACGCAGTTTCGAAGTTCCAGAGAGTTGGCAGGGAAATCGAGTCATCCTGCACTTTGGGGCGGTAGATTACCGGGCGTGGGTTTATGTGAATGAACAGTTCATCGGATTCCATGAAGGAGGAAATGTCAGCTTTCACTTTGATGTTACAGATGTGTTAACAGCTGGTCCGCAAACACTTGTTGTAAAAGTGGAGGACCCTTCAACAGATGAAACGATCCCACGGGGAAAACAGTTCTGGATTGAGGAATCTGACAGCATTTGGTATACCCGGACGACGGGAATTTGGCAAACCGTATGGCTTGAAGCAGTGAATCCTACCCATCTCCAGAAGCTCCGTTTTACCCCTGATGTTGATAGAGGAGCGGTTGGTGTTGAGTTTGAACTGGCTGGTGATTTTTATGGGAAAGAGGTTGAAATCGACATTTCCTTTAAAGGAGAAAAAGTCATCAAGGATACGATTGTCATCCAGGAACCATATACGAAACGTTATTTTGATATTTTTAATCGGAAAATTTTCAGAACAAGTTTCCATCATAATGGATGGACATGGACACCAGAGAATCCCAACCTTTTTGATGTGGTCCTAAAGGTTCGCGATAATAATCAAGTGCTTGATGTTGTAGATACGTATTTTGGGATGAGAAAGATCCACACGGAAAATGGCATGGTGTATTTAAATAATCGCCCATATTATCAAAAGCTTGTCCTTGATCAAGGCTACTGGCCAGAAGGACTATTAACAGCACCGAGTGATGAAGATTTTAAAAAGGACATTGAACTTTCGAAAGAAATGGGCTTTAATGGCTGCCGTAAACACCAAAAAGTGGAGGATCCCCGTTTTCTTTATTGGGCTGACAAGCTTGGATTTTTAGTATGGGGCGAGTGTGCAGCGTCTGCTTCTTATAGTGAGGATAGTGCCGCTCGGTTGACGAAGGAATGGATTGAAATTATTGAACGTGACTATAATCATCCAAGTATTGTTGCATGGGTTCCGTTAAATGAAAGCTGGGGAATCCCGCAAATACGTGACAATCGTCAGCAGCAGCATCATTCGTTGGCGATGTACCATTTAATTCATTCCCTTGATACGACACGATTAGTGATATCAAATGATGGATGGGAATTAACGAAAACAGATATTTGTGCGATTCATAACTATAACCATGGAAGCAAAGAGGAAACAGGAAAATATAGGCAGTACCAAGAGGATTTAGCGACAAAGGAAAGCATTCTGAACTCGAAAGCAGCCGGCCGCTCAATTTATGCGAATGGGTTTGAACATGAAGGAGAACCGATTCTGTTAACCGAATTTGGCGGAATTGGCTATAAAGTCGGAGAGGATGCCGGCTGGGGCTACACGTCAGTAGCCAATGCCGATGAATTTTTAGATGATTACGAGCGCATTATGGAGGCTGTCTATGCTTCAAAGGTTTTATACGGCTATTGCTATACACAGTTAACAGATGTGGAGCAAGAAATCAATGGGTTGTTAACGTATGATCGTAAACCGAAATGTGATTTATCTAAGATTAAGAAAATTAACGAACTCTATCGTCCTTGGACGATTTAA
- a CDS encoding LacI family DNA-binding transcriptional regulator translates to MATIKDIANLVGVSNATVSRVLNYDETLSVSDDTKKRIFEAAEKLSYRKKTNRKNHAYKIGIVNWYTEKEELDDLYYMAIRMGAEKRCNYHQVQYTNISIDRMPSLQEEGIHGIIAIGKYSFNQAKELQRITKNLVFVDCSPDDSEFDSVIADFTKATEKVLQYFVDQGHTKIGYLGGREVYKDQTAEITDQRRSSFERFLTEKGLYHEPFVYVGKKFSVDDGYKLMQKLLSDHTGSLPTAIFVGSDSMAIGALRALHDAGISVPGQVSIFGVNDLSISKHVYPPLSTVKVYTELMGETAADMLMEQFAGRQISKTVRISTRLKIRESSK, encoded by the coding sequence ATGGCAACTATTAAGGATATTGCAAATTTAGTCGGTGTATCAAATGCAACCGTTTCCAGAGTGTTGAATTATGATGAAACCCTATCTGTCAGCGATGATACAAAAAAGAGAATCTTTGAGGCAGCAGAGAAGCTTTCTTATCGTAAAAAAACAAATAGGAAAAATCATGCCTATAAAATTGGGATTGTTAACTGGTATACAGAGAAAGAAGAGTTAGATGATCTTTATTATATGGCCATTCGGATGGGGGCTGAGAAAAGGTGTAACTATCATCAAGTCCAGTATACGAATATTTCAATTGATCGCATGCCATCGCTTCAGGAGGAGGGTATACACGGAATTATTGCGATTGGCAAGTATAGTTTCAATCAGGCCAAAGAGCTTCAGAGGATCACAAAAAACCTTGTGTTTGTAGACTGTTCTCCTGATGACAGTGAATTTGATTCAGTGATTGCTGATTTTACGAAAGCGACCGAAAAGGTGCTTCAGTATTTTGTTGATCAGGGACATACTAAAATTGGCTACTTAGGCGGCCGTGAAGTGTATAAAGATCAGACAGCTGAAATTACCGATCAGAGAAGAAGCAGCTTTGAAAGGTTTTTAACAGAAAAAGGACTTTACCACGAGCCGTTTGTGTATGTGGGAAAAAAGTTTTCGGTTGATGATGGTTATAAACTGATGCAAAAGCTATTATCTGACCATACAGGATCCCTCCCGACCGCTATTTTCGTTGGGAGTGATTCCATGGCGATCGGAGCATTGCGGGCCCTTCATGATGCTGGTATCTCTGTCCCGGGACAGGTCAGTATTTTTGGTGTGAATGATTTAAGCATTTCTAAACATGTTTATCCACCGCTCAGTACGGTTAAAGTATATACAGAGCTAATGGGTGAAACGGCGGCAGATATGTTAATGGAGCAATTTGCCGGCAGACAAATATCAAAAACCGTTCGTATTTCAACTAGGCTTAAAATCCGGGAAAGCTCTAAATAA
- a CDS encoding ROK family transcriptional regulator, translating to MEKNRITGSFQLMKSMNRSLILNVIREKESISRAEIAKLTKLTPPTVTNIVRELLETDLVVEQELGQSKGGRKPTLLTLNSDRLHVIGVDIGSQNLKVILTNLTGTILKKKVIEIPAPITNEALLSLLIEAIRSTINDRDFAKDKILGIGIGMHGIVDIPNGLSVFAPNLNLRNIPIKEALEEEFSLEVKVENDARAMTLGELWFGNGVGVENLVCINIGRGIGAGIVIDGKLHHGSHHISGEMGHMTIDLNGPPCTCGNNGCLQSFASGPAIAESARKEMMAGNSPILAQLAGNDAEAITGELVYEAALNGDLTCRHILEQAGRFLGIGMTNLIHIVNPQRIILGGGVSNAGEMIVTSLIATVNKRTLTEAAKQTEMIVSKLKGDATALGAVALILVEFFRVRAEDSQQIK from the coding sequence ATGGAGAAAAACCGAATTACAGGCAGCTTCCAATTAATGAAGTCCATGAATCGCTCCTTAATCTTAAATGTCATTCGGGAAAAAGAGTCGATCTCAAGGGCAGAGATTGCCAAGTTAACAAAACTTACACCCCCAACGGTGACAAACATCGTCCGGGAATTATTAGAAACGGACCTTGTTGTGGAACAAGAGCTCGGACAGTCAAAGGGTGGAAGAAAACCGACTCTATTGACATTAAACAGTGATCGGCTGCATGTAATCGGTGTGGATATCGGCTCGCAAAACTTAAAAGTCATTTTAACGAACCTGACTGGAACGATCTTAAAGAAAAAGGTTATTGAAATCCCCGCCCCTATTACAAATGAAGCTCTGCTTTCTCTTTTGATTGAGGCCATTAGATCAACGATAAATGATAGAGATTTTGCAAAGGATAAAATTCTTGGAATTGGGATTGGGATGCATGGAATTGTCGACATTCCCAACGGCCTGTCGGTTTTTGCTCCAAACTTGAATCTGCGGAATATCCCGATTAAAGAGGCGCTAGAAGAAGAGTTTTCTCTGGAAGTGAAGGTTGAAAACGATGCAAGAGCCATGACATTAGGAGAATTATGGTTTGGCAATGGAGTCGGGGTCGAAAACTTAGTGTGCATAAATATCGGCCGCGGCATTGGCGCAGGGATCGTCATTGATGGGAAGCTGCATCATGGAAGTCATCATATTAGCGGGGAAATGGGCCATATGACAATTGACTTGAACGGACCCCCATGCACTTGTGGAAACAACGGGTGTCTCCAAAGCTTTGCCTCAGGTCCTGCGATTGCAGAGAGCGCAAGGAAAGAAATGATGGCAGGCAATAGCCCTATCTTAGCCCAGCTTGCTGGAAATGATGCGGAGGCGATTACCGGAGAGCTGGTCTATGAGGCCGCACTAAACGGTGACCTCACTTGCAGGCACATACTCGAACAAGCTGGCCGCTTCCTTGGCATTGGCATGACCAATCTGATTCATATAGTAAACCCACAGCGAATCATTCTTGGCGGAGGAGTTTCAAATGCCGGGGAAATGATTGTTACAAGCTTGATCGCTACCGTTAATAAACGAACCCTTACGGAAGCAGCCAAGCAAACGGAAATGATTGTTTCAAAATTAAAGGGTGATGCAACTGCATTAGGAGCGGTTGCGCTGATTCTCGTTGAATTTTTCAGAGTTAGGGCTGAAGATAGTCAACAAATAAAGTAA
- a CDS encoding carbohydrate ABC transporter permease, whose product MQSKPFKIIITIVAIILGIFFIAPLIWMILTSFKGDQEAFTAGIKWLPEVFTLQNYEYSLGGNADTPVLQWMGNSLFVGVVGTLIVLTVDTLAAYGLARLDVPFKKYLVALFIGSMTIPWVITFIPQYMGFNSMGLLNTYAVLILPYSANAFGVFLLYQFFKGFPKELEEAAYLDGANKWQVFTKVALPAARPVIWTLAIFTFMTIYNDFLWPLLTTNSPDMRTITTGIAIMQQGSFVSSPGRLMALTAIATVPVVIIFIIGQRSFIKGVTQSGIK is encoded by the coding sequence ATGCAAAGTAAACCGTTTAAGATAATCATTACCATCGTAGCGATTATCCTTGGAATATTCTTTATTGCCCCGTTGATTTGGATGATTCTTACCTCCTTTAAAGGAGATCAAGAGGCCTTTACGGCAGGAATCAAATGGCTTCCTGAAGTATTTACACTCCAAAACTATGAATATAGTTTAGGAGGGAATGCGGATACTCCTGTATTGCAATGGATGGGGAACTCTCTATTTGTCGGAGTGGTTGGAACACTGATCGTTCTGACAGTTGATACATTAGCTGCTTACGGTTTAGCAAGACTGGATGTGCCGTTCAAAAAGTATTTAGTTGCTTTGTTTATCGGTTCAATGACGATTCCGTGGGTCATTACCTTCATCCCTCAATATATGGGATTCAATTCAATGGGGTTACTGAACACATATGCGGTTCTAATCCTTCCCTATTCAGCAAATGCTTTTGGGGTATTTCTTCTTTATCAGTTTTTCAAAGGTTTTCCGAAAGAGTTGGAAGAAGCGGCCTATTTGGATGGAGCCAATAAGTGGCAGGTCTTTACGAAAGTGGCATTGCCAGCCGCCCGTCCGGTCATATGGACGTTAGCTATTTTTACGTTTATGACAATCTACAATGATTTCTTATGGCCACTCTTGACTACAAACTCACCTGACATGAGAACCATCACAACCGGGATAGCGATTATGCAGCAAGGAAGTTTTGTCTCCTCTCCAGGCCGACTTATGGCATTAACAGCGATTGCAACAGTTCCTGTAGTGATCATCTTTATCATCGGACAGCGTTCATTCATTAAAGGGGTAACTCAATCAGGAATTAAATAA
- a CDS encoding sugar ABC transporter permease: MQQTSWKSKLTSSLFVLPYLITFSVFLLIPIFYGFWMSMHNWDLLNPVKEFIGFKNYQNIFNPDSYLHTLFFEGIKNTFIFVIFSVPLLIAFGLALALLLNSLTSKIRGFFRTIYFIPYSVSVSIVAIIWLWLLDTNSGMINAYLEKIGISAIPWLTNMPWAWISIIVATLWWTVGFNMVIFTNALNDVPDDFYEAASLDGASRWQKFIHITLPSIKPTMLFVALTSTIASFNIYGQPYLMTRGGPGTSTQVLLMNIVDEAFTQRQLGSAAAMSIMMALIMIVISLIQFRLSNRKKGEN, encoded by the coding sequence ATGCAACAAACATCTTGGAAGTCGAAACTAACCTCGAGCCTTTTTGTACTACCCTATCTCATTACATTCAGTGTATTTCTATTAATTCCGATTTTCTACGGTTTTTGGATGAGTATGCATAATTGGGATTTACTTAATCCTGTAAAAGAATTTATCGGGTTTAAAAACTATCAAAATATCTTTAATCCAGATTCTTATTTGCATACCTTATTTTTTGAAGGCATTAAAAACACATTTATATTTGTGATCTTTAGTGTTCCTTTATTAATTGCCTTTGGCCTTGCTTTAGCCCTGTTATTAAATAGTCTTACAAGTAAAATTCGCGGTTTCTTCCGGACGATTTATTTCATTCCATATTCTGTGTCCGTTTCCATTGTGGCCATCATCTGGCTATGGCTGCTTGACACGAATAGCGGGATGATTAACGCTTATTTAGAAAAAATCGGTATCTCGGCCATCCCATGGTTAACAAATATGCCATGGGCTTGGATATCTATTATTGTCGCAACGCTTTGGTGGACAGTTGGGTTTAATATGGTTATTTTCACAAATGCGTTAAACGATGTACCGGATGATTTTTATGAAGCGGCTTCATTAGATGGAGCTTCTCGTTGGCAGAAGTTTATCCATATCACGCTTCCAAGCATCAAGCCAACCATGCTGTTTGTTGCGTTAACCTCAACAATTGCTTCCTTTAATATTTATGGACAACCGTACTTAATGACAAGAGGGGGTCCCGGAACGTCTACACAAGTACTGCTTATGAATATCGTTGATGAAGCTTTTACACAAAGACAGCTAGGAAGCGCTGCAGCGATGTCAATTATGATGGCTTTAATTATGATCGTCATTTCACTGATTCAATTTAGACTCTCGAACCGAAAAAAGGGGGAGAATTAA
- a CDS encoding ABC transporter substrate-binding protein has protein sequence MKKKKWLGLALSASLMLGSLAACSSNSNGETASSDGNTTISFWTPFSGADGPRMKNIVENYNQSQSEYKVDLQIVPQTDYYKTVDLSFSNQNEGPDLLIMHTDQITNYSEKNLLKDLSSTIEKSEINPEDYAETAWDVGTVDGKQYSVPLDIHPLILYYNKDLFEAAGLDPEKAPTTGDEFLEYAKKLTDPSKNQYGYVVPTLWPNQFIFPTLFYQYGGELLKDGKPNYASDAGVKALTYLTDLVHKHKVSPVNVQQDGEVTLFLQGKNALHLNGPWMMEQWDSAGINYGVAEVPQFGDQQAVYANGHNFVIPVTVEDEKTLEGVSDFLKYIQGNAMEWAKSGQAPASKAIYEDNEEFKSMVQQPIVAKEFEYAKFAPEIANWGQVSDPLWAEVNLALLGKKDPKQALEDANKKAEQFLNK, from the coding sequence ATGAAAAAGAAAAAGTGGCTAGGTCTTGCTCTATCAGCTTCACTTATGCTCGGTAGTTTAGCAGCATGTTCTAGTAATTCAAACGGTGAAACGGCTTCTTCTGACGGCAATACAACCATTTCGTTCTGGACACCATTCTCGGGTGCTGATGGCCCGCGCATGAAAAATATTGTTGAAAATTATAATCAATCACAATCAGAATATAAAGTTGATCTCCAAATTGTTCCACAAACAGATTACTATAAAACTGTTGATCTATCATTTTCCAATCAAAATGAAGGTCCCGACCTTTTAATTATGCATACAGACCAGATTACAAACTATAGTGAAAAGAATTTACTAAAAGATTTATCTAGTACAATTGAAAAATCCGAAATTAATCCAGAAGATTACGCGGAAACAGCATGGGATGTTGGAACAGTAGACGGTAAGCAATATTCCGTTCCATTAGATATTCATCCGCTCATTTTATACTATAATAAAGACTTGTTTGAGGCTGCAGGATTAGATCCTGAGAAAGCACCGACAACAGGTGACGAGTTTCTTGAATATGCAAAAAAATTAACAGATCCTTCTAAAAATCAATATGGATATGTTGTCCCGACTTTATGGCCAAATCAATTTATTTTCCCAACTCTTTTCTATCAATATGGTGGAGAGCTTTTAAAAGATGGTAAACCAAACTATGCAAGTGATGCTGGGGTTAAAGCTCTTACTTATTTAACCGATTTGGTTCATAAACATAAAGTTTCACCAGTTAATGTTCAACAAGATGGGGAAGTCACTTTATTCCTTCAAGGTAAAAATGCATTGCATTTAAATGGACCTTGGATGATGGAACAATGGGATTCAGCAGGAATTAATTATGGCGTAGCAGAGGTTCCTCAATTTGGTGATCAGCAAGCGGTTTATGCAAATGGTCACAACTTTGTCATTCCAGTCACAGTCGAAGATGAGAAAACGCTGGAGGGTGTAAGTGATTTCCTTAAATATATTCAAGGAAATGCTATGGAGTGGGCAAAGTCTGGACAAGCACCTGCATCTAAAGCCATTTATGAAGATAATGAAGAGTTTAAATCAATGGTTCAGCAGCCGATCGTTGCAAAAGAATTCGAATATGCAAAGTTTGCCCCTGAAATTGCAAACTGGGGACAAGTCTCAGATCCTCTATGGGCTGAAGTGAATCTTGCGCTATTAGGTAAAAAAGATCCTAAGCAAGCTTTAGAAGATGCGAATAAAAAAGCTGAACAATTTTTGAATAAGTAA